One genomic segment of Rubripirellula amarantea includes these proteins:
- a CDS encoding transposase: MDPKPKLRTAVTFNPLDRSAELFVSERNLPHWFQPGAAIFVTFRTIDSMPKEVILQWQRELEAWLTQSGLPIALAASVVHGRFPDHDQMMRQLDPTQSIEFKRLSDRVFNRSLDECHGRCPFRDPKLAAEVAQTILHFDGQRYDLDRFVIMPNHAHAIVQFRTGFDLSVVGQSWMRFSARNINRLREESGAIWQPEPFDHIIRSDRQFAYLQGYISENPKKAKLRENEFLYWQRD; encoded by the coding sequence ATGGATCCGAAACCAAAGCTCCGGACAGCCGTTACGTTCAATCCGCTAGATCGGTCGGCAGAACTGTTCGTCAGTGAGCGTAATCTGCCTCACTGGTTTCAGCCGGGAGCAGCCATCTTTGTCACCTTTCGCACCATCGACTCGATGCCCAAGGAAGTCATCCTGCAATGGCAGCGCGAACTCGAAGCTTGGTTGACTCAATCAGGGTTGCCTATCGCACTCGCGGCCAGCGTCGTGCATGGTAGGTTTCCCGACCATGACCAGATGATGAGGCAACTCGATCCCACTCAGTCGATCGAGTTCAAACGGCTGAGCGATCGAGTCTTTAATCGTTCGCTCGATGAGTGTCACGGACGTTGCCCGTTTCGTGATCCAAAACTGGCCGCCGAAGTCGCCCAAACGATCCTGCATTTCGATGGCCAGCGATATGATTTGGACCGATTCGTCATCATGCCCAATCACGCTCACGCGATCGTTCAATTTCGGACTGGTTTTGACTTGTCGGTCGTCGGCCAAAGCTGGATGCGATTTTCAGCGAGGAACATCAATCGTTTGCGTGAAGAATCGGGGGCCATCTGGCAACCGGAACCGTTTGATCACATCATCCGCAGTGATCGGCAGTTCGCGTACTTGCAAGGCTACATCTCGGAGAATCCGAAGAAAGCCAAGCTTCGCGAAAACGAATTCCTGTATTGGCAACGAGATTGA
- the trpD gene encoding anthranilate phosphoribosyltransferase, translating into MTSPNLFAVAAHQAQSGADLSVEQTSELIDTMLRGEASDDDIAALLLALKDKGESVSELVGASQAMRRHMTRIPHHHEVLLDTCGTGGSGSGTFNISTAVAIVAAACGVAVAKHGNRKATSLTGSADVLEVLGVKIESDAEGVAERLDSIGICFCFAAKLHPAMRHVVGVRRKLGVKTLFNLLGPLCNPAGATHQLLGTSSVDAQNKVASAISQLGTIRSFVVHSSDGQDEVSLAGTANIIEVGGDQSKTHAFTADDFGLPSVDAQSLAAADPTESAAIIESIFAGQPSPCRDTVLAGTATALLLVGKVSDVAQGVTMAAEAIDGGQALAKLEALRS; encoded by the coding sequence ATGACCTCTCCGAACCTTTTCGCCGTCGCTGCCCATCAGGCTCAGTCGGGGGCCGATTTGTCTGTCGAACAAACCAGCGAACTGATAGATACGATGCTACGTGGCGAGGCCAGTGACGACGATATCGCTGCGCTGCTGTTGGCACTCAAGGACAAAGGCGAATCGGTTAGCGAACTCGTCGGCGCTTCCCAGGCGATGCGCCGCCACATGACTCGTATCCCTCACCATCACGAAGTGCTGTTGGATACTTGCGGCACCGGCGGCAGCGGCAGTGGAACGTTCAACATCAGCACCGCGGTGGCGATCGTCGCGGCGGCTTGCGGAGTCGCGGTGGCGAAACATGGCAACCGCAAGGCGACCAGCTTGACGGGGTCAGCCGATGTCTTGGAAGTGCTTGGGGTAAAGATTGAATCCGACGCCGAAGGAGTCGCCGAGCGGTTGGATTCGATCGGAATCTGCTTTTGCTTTGCAGCCAAGTTGCACCCCGCAATGCGACACGTCGTTGGCGTCCGACGCAAACTTGGCGTGAAGACGCTGTTCAATCTGCTAGGCCCGCTATGCAATCCGGCCGGTGCGACGCATCAATTGTTGGGCACATCGAGTGTCGACGCGCAAAACAAAGTCGCCAGCGCGATCAGCCAATTGGGAACGATCCGATCATTCGTCGTTCATTCCTCCGATGGCCAGGACGAGGTATCGCTGGCGGGTACCGCCAACATCATTGAAGTCGGCGGTGACCAGTCCAAGACTCACGCCTTTACCGCTGACGATTTCGGACTGCCCTCGGTCGATGCTCAATCCCTCGCTGCGGCCGACCCTACCGAAAGTGCCGCTATCATCGAAAGCATCTTTGCGGGCCAACCGAGTCCATGCCGTGACACAGTGCTAGCGGGAACCGCCACGGCGCTTTTATTGGTGGGCAAAGTTTCGGATGTCGCGCAAGGAGTGACGATGGCGGCCGAGGCAATCGATGGCGGGCAAGCATTGGCGAAGCTTGAAGCGCTTCGGTCATAA